The genome window GATCGCCCCGACGGCATGGCCGACCGACATCGCGCGGTTCCACAGCTACTTCCCGCGCGAGACGCTGACGCCCTACCCCGACGCCATCGCGAACCCGGAGCTTATCCGCTTCCAGCTCTCCAAGATCACGGGGCGCGCGCTGACGCCGCCCGATTTCACCCGGCAAGGCTATACGCTCTATCGCGGCCAGACGTTCAACTACCGTCAGGACCGCATGATGCAGCTCACCTATTCCTCGAAAGCCGAGCCGCCGATCACCTTCTACGCCCTCCCCGGCACCGAAAGCGGCGACAACGCGGTCACGGTTCAGACAATCGGCTCGCTCAAGGGCGTGAGTTGGGTCTTCGATCGCGTTCGCTTCTTCATTACGTCGGACAGGAGCGAGGAAGATTTGAAGGTGCTGGCTGCGGTCGCGCAAAGCCAGATGACGCCGAAGCGGTAACCGAGTCGGATTTACCGCAGGCCGATCTAAAGTTGCGCGGAACGCCATGCACTGCGGCGTTAAGCTGCGCGAACGGTGCTTCTTCCGCTTTCCTCGCGAGCGGAGTATGAAGGAGGTGTTAACCGGCCACACCTCAAGAGTTCTCCATGTCCTTCCAGAAGCCAGCGTTCGTTCTGACCCTGTCCTGCGCCGATCAATCGGGCATCGTCGCCTCCATCGCCGGGATATTGGCCGAGCACGGATGCAACATCACCGATAGCGCGCAATTCGGCGACGTGAAGTCCAACCGCTTTTTCATGCGCGTCTCTTTCTCCGCGCCGGACACGATGGACGAGGCGGGCGCGGAACGCATGCTGAAGCCCGTGGTCGACCGATTCAAGATGACCACGCGGCTGCATCCTGTAGCCGAACGCATGCGGGTGCTGATCCTCGTATCGAAATTCGGGCACTGCCTGAACGATCTGCTTTACCGGCACCGTGTCGGCGCGCTCCCGGTCGAAATCCCGGCCATCGTGTCGAACCATCGCGATTTCTACCGCCTCGCGGCAAGCCACGACATCCCGTTCCATCATCTGCCCATGGCGGCCGATACGAAGGAAAAGCAGGAGCACAAGCTCGCCGAGATTATCGAGGATGAGAAGATCGATCTCGTCGTGCTCGCCCGCTATATGCAGGTGCTGTCCGAAGACCTCTGCCGCACGCTCGAAGGGCGCGCGATCAACATCCATCATTCGTTCCTGCCCAGCTTCAAGGGCGCGAAGCCCTATCATCAGGCGCATATGCGCGGCGTGAAGCTGATCGGAGCCACGGCACATTACGTCACGCCCGCGCTCGACGAGGGGCCGATCATCGAGCAGGAAGTCGCCCGCGTGGATCATTCGATGTCGATCGAGGATCTTGTGAACATGGGTCGCGACGTCGAGAGCCTCGTTCTCTCGCGCGCAGTAAAGTGGCATGTGGAACACCGTATTTTGGTCAATGGCAACCGGACCGTCGTTTTCCGGTGAGAAACGACAAGAATAGCGCGGTGATCTTGACTGGGGTCATAGCACCCCCACCCGTCGCCATGGAAAGAATGACTTAAAGCGACGACATCCGATAAATTCTTTTATGTTTTTATATGTTAAGACTGAACAGATTTTTTGTTCCCGCACACCGATAACGACTCTATATTCAGCTCATCGTATTGTGAATGGTGATGCCATGAAAAAGATTGATAGTCTTATTGTCGACATCCAGTCGGTCATCGAAAAGCTCACGGGAATAAACGCCCGCCTTCAGGAAATAAAGGATGAGAACGAAGCAATCGAAAGAGCAAGGGACAAGCTGCGTAGCCAGAAAACCGTTAAGAAAAACTCGAACGAGAACTGAATTATATAACTACCTCTAGTTTGGCCAGCGCACCGGTGCTGTTTCAAATCTATGATACCCGCGCCGCTCGGCCGGGCTTGTCTACCTGAATGCCATGCTTCCCGGCATGCCCGGGGCCTTGGTCGTGCAGCATTTTTCGCTTGTAACGACCGCGCCGAACCTGCTCTGTGTGGGCCTTGGAGGCGCGACCTGACGACGCGCGACAGGTGACGAGGTCTCATTCCATGATTGCCCTCAGCCGCTATGCGCTCCAGAGCGCCGGGGTGGCGGCGTTCGTTCTCGCGCTGAAATGGCTCGCCGCCGTGCTTACGGGGTCGGTGGCGCTGTGGTCCGACGCGCTTGAGAGCATCATCAATGTCGTGGTAGCCGCCGTCGCCTATTTCGCGCTGCGGCTCAGCGCGAAAGGAGCGGACGCCAATCATCAGTTCGGGCATTACAAGGTGGAGTATTTCTCCGCCGTGCTCGAAGGCGCGCTCATCGCCGTAGCGGCCATTGCGATTTTCCGCGAAGCGACCGCCAGCTTCTTCGATCCGAAGGCGCTCGATGCGCCGATCCTCGGCCTTGCGATCAACGGCGTCGCCACGGTCATCAACGCCGGCTGGGGATGGCATCTGACGCGCATCGGACGCCGCGAGCGCTCGCCCGCCCTGTATGCCGACGGCCAGCACGTATTATCCGACGTTGTTTCGTCGATCGGCGTCATCCTCGGGCTCATCGTCGGCGTCCTGACCGGCTGGCTCTGGCTCGACGCGATCATCGCGGCCTGCGTCGGCGGGTGGATTCTCATGGCAGGCTGGCGGCTCATGAAGGACAGCGTCGGCGGTTTGATGGACGTGGCCGCCGATCCCCGCACGCTCGCCGCCATCAAGACAACCATCGGAGCGCAGGCGAACGGCGCGCTCGAAGCGCATGATCTGCGCACGCGCGCCGCCGGCCCTGTCACCTTCATCGAATTTCATCTCGTGGTGCCCGCGACCATGACGGTAAGCGCCGCGCACGACATTTGCGACCGCATCGAAGCTGCCCTGAACAAGGAGGTGCCGGGTGCACGCGTTACGATCCATGTCGAGCCGGAAAATAAGGCGAAGCATGCGGGGATAAAGACGCGCTCTATGCGCGCGTAAAGACGGCACACTTTCCGTTCAGCACCTACGGCGTTACCCCTCGAAGCGGCTGTGCTGTGCTCGCTCGTACGTGGCGGCCAGATCGCGCGCGCGGGCCACGCCATCCGGCAACGCAAACCGATATTGCGCCGACAACTCCAGCAGGAACAGAGCGTCCGGCAGGAAAGCCAACTCGTCCATCAGGCTTGGCCACGGCAGCTTTCCCCAGCCGAGCGGCAGATGCAGGTCGCCGAGGCCATAGGCGACGCGCTCGGACGGCACGAAGATGGGCATATCGGCGGGATCGGCGAAGCAGTCGTGCAGGTGGAGATGCGCCGACGCGCGGCCGAGCGTCCCGGCCTCCGTTATGAAATCTGCACCGTCGGCGGCGCAGGCGAGCGCCGCATGCGCGAAGTCGAGGCAGCCCGTCACGTTCGGATGCGCGATAGCCGCAATCTCGCGTGCGATCTGCGACGGAAGCGGCGCGATCCGGCCGCGATCGGGCACATAGATGTTTTCAATGGCAAGGCTCATGCCACCCCGCGCCGCGACATCGGCAAGCGCGCGAAACACGTCGCGCTGGCGGGCGTAGGCTGTCTCGATCTGCCCTTCGTCGGCGCGTGCGATATGGCCGGTGTGCATGACGATGCGGTAGACGCCAAGCTCGGATGCTGCGGCGATGGCCGCTTCCGCAACGATCCGGTGACGGGCGAGGAGGTCCGGCGAGTCCATCGCGTTGACCCCCACCGGGCCATGCGCCGTAAATGCAAACGGCCTCGCCCCGATGGCGTGCGCCAGCCGCTTCATCTGATCGGGCAGCAAACGGCCGCCCGCGATGATATCGAGCGCGAACAGCGGCAGTTCCACGACGCCGACGCCCAGTTCCTCGGCGAGATCCAGATTGCGCCGGAGCGCCTCGAAATCGGGGTCTTCGCATGCCGCGCTCGCGAACCCCACCCCGCCAACGATTGCCATCGCGCGCTCCTCCGCTTCCGAATCCGCAAACGATAGCACGGAGGCGCGACTGGTTCAGGCGTTCGCGCGACCGGCCTTGTAGACCTCGATCATCTCGTGCATCTCGCGCACGCTGTCGTCGAGCGCGTACCAATAGCGCGGCGGCAGTTCGAGGTTGAAGATGACGTCCGGGCGGAAAGTGAAGCGCTTCATCATCTCCTGCCACGGCAGGTTGCCCCAGCCGATGGGCGCATGCAGATCGCCGATGCCATAGGCGAGCCGTTCGGCGTCCGAGTAGGTGCGGAGCTTCGTCGGATCGCCGAACGAATCATGAATATGCAGGTGGATCGCCACGCGCGCGAGCGCCTCGGCTTCCGCCAGAAAATCCGCCCCCTGCGCCGCGCATGTGATCGCACCATGCGAGAAGTCGAGGCATGCCAACACGCTCGGATGACCGATGGCCTCGATCTCGTGGGCAAGGCGCGACGGCAGCGCGGTCGTCTCGCCCTCTGCCGTCGCGAAGACATTCTCGACGGCGACGATGATGCCGTGCTCGGCGGCGACATCACCGAGCTTTGCGAAATAGTCCCGCTGG of Rhodomicrobium vannielii ATCC 17100 contains these proteins:
- a CDS encoding TIM barrel protein, encoding MAIVGGVGFASAACEDPDFEALRRNLDLAEELGVGVVELPLFALDIIAGGRLLPDQMKRLAHAIGARPFAFTAHGPVGVNAMDSPDLLARHRIVAEAAIAAASELGVYRIVMHTGHIARADEGQIETAYARQRDVFRALADVAARGGMSLAIENIYVPDRGRIAPLPSQIAREIAAIAHPNVTGCLDFAHAALACAADGADFITEAGTLGRASAHLHLHDCFADPADMPIFVPSERVAYGLGDLHLPLGWGKLPWPSLMDELAFLPDALFLLELSAQYRFALPDGVARARDLAATYERAQHSRFEG
- the purU gene encoding formyltetrahydrofolate deformylase — encoded protein: MSFQKPAFVLTLSCADQSGIVASIAGILAEHGCNITDSAQFGDVKSNRFFMRVSFSAPDTMDEAGAERMLKPVVDRFKMTTRLHPVAERMRVLILVSKFGHCLNDLLYRHRVGALPVEIPAIVSNHRDFYRLAASHDIPFHHLPMAADTKEKQEHKLAEIIEDEKIDLVVLARYMQVLSEDLCRTLEGRAINIHHSFLPSFKGAKPYHQAHMRGVKLIGATAHYVTPALDEGPIIEQEVARVDHSMSIEDLVNMGRDVESLVLSRAVKWHVEHRILVNGNRTVVFR
- a CDS encoding cation diffusion facilitator family transporter; amino-acid sequence: MIALSRYALQSAGVAAFVLALKWLAAVLTGSVALWSDALESIINVVVAAVAYFALRLSAKGADANHQFGHYKVEYFSAVLEGALIAVAAIAIFREATASFFDPKALDAPILGLAINGVATVINAGWGWHLTRIGRRERSPALYADGQHVLSDVVSSIGVILGLIVGVLTGWLWLDAIIAACVGGWILMAGWRLMKDSVGGLMDVAADPRTLAAIKTTIGAQANGALEAHDLRTRAAGPVTFIEFHLVVPATMTVSAAHDICDRIEAALNKEVPGARVTIHVEPENKAKHAGIKTRSMRA
- a CDS encoding sugar phosphate isomerase/epimerase family protein, with the translated sequence MAAVRGAGFSSAVRDDYQFEILRRNLDQAQELGVDFVEIPIFAMDLIAGGRVIQSQMRRLKEALRPRALSYTAHGPIAVNFMQRELSERHFDVARASVEAAAEIGAAHVVFHTGVMKMNDTGAIEAAYSNQRDYFAKLGDVAAEHGIIVAVENVFATAEGETTALPSRLAHEIEAIGHPSVLACLDFSHGAITCAAQGADFLAEAEALARVAIHLHIHDSFGDPTKLRTYSDAERLAYGIGDLHAPIGWGNLPWQEMMKRFTFRPDVIFNLELPPRYWYALDDSVREMHEMIEVYKAGRANA